One window of the Shewanella cyperi genome contains the following:
- a CDS encoding DUF2339 domain-containing protein, with the protein MKSTEGTSAAQLQQLLRELQLLKQQEQERHLQTELRLEALEDQLAQLLLRGEDSVPEAQAQAMGPATASPWHKAEPQEAAVSAQVTPAHPQTAKRAPGWSQKAGAALATGLAGLLGPLAGLLGQAQDFYRHYQSKGQGPVFLMTVAGIIAMTLGFGYLLQYSLDNWLSDTGKALLGFACANAILGLGVWLRRRQPAVADFGSALVGLGLVINYLCGYFVGPYYGLIPDSLSYLLLLAITLGGYWLALRLEARVISIVALLGGSLAPLMLLPGSQAPLMYLPYLLLLGLGSVALCQRLRWPLLLETTAVLHMACIEVLGFYLDLPLVTGTMGWLALLCLHGIFYLYGASILWLFGRNGLSHRLLALPAALLAFMIYSLGSFSEFPGQWLAFNGLILSLAGWRLRGFRHLCWFGAAALAGFAALYLLSDEQLGLVLLFEALLLLYLGCRERQVSLRLESIALLLLGLAINCPPWLELLVGGAFSFDLPFIAWWLSTAALYLAARMLAAPATPGTLEARLLTLVRELANLCLVLALLGSAYLLVQEYSVLLVMPLGLALLYLAKRWQLRGSEMLAWVLQLLPALVVLQGIVVSGSVHFSAQPLYAQLARIFLFLGLLGAWYGYRRLYPKGRMKKLAWYARLLTLFLLPLLLLPKVVVSYVAWLAPALWGVAALALIIGRRFRHPLLMREAEVLLWLAILTTAVECLQQRWQGLLALTMGAVWLGALVLRFGRLPWLWQQSCRLGWQLAPFYGALVVAVIAHSIEGYYSNTLAFSSLAVASYFYWLLQGAPAACLRPNYGLALGGFFAAALVLWLAWLPVDTRGVDPWLLGLAQLTCLALMWQAQVRRLRALRRWHRQLPSRWRPMGWHGLLLLTYLPLSLTLGGALAAGLSALLMVCHGCWLMFLSLKPANQSLLRLAGGIFALACLKLLLLDMASASLLQKIVVFMLIGAILLAVAFFFQKARNRVLNLE; encoded by the coding sequence ATGAAGTCAACGGAAGGGACGTCAGCGGCACAACTGCAGCAGTTGCTGCGGGAGTTGCAGCTCCTAAAACAGCAGGAGCAGGAGCGGCATTTACAGACAGAGCTGCGTCTGGAGGCGCTGGAGGATCAGCTGGCGCAGTTACTGCTCCGGGGCGAGGACTCGGTGCCCGAGGCGCAAGCTCAGGCGATGGGCCCTGCAACCGCCTCTCCCTGGCACAAGGCAGAACCTCAAGAGGCCGCGGTATCGGCTCAGGTAACGCCAGCTCACCCGCAAACCGCGAAAAGGGCACCAGGCTGGAGTCAAAAGGCCGGGGCGGCGCTGGCCACCGGCCTTGCAGGACTCCTTGGCCCCCTGGCCGGACTCCTGGGGCAAGCGCAGGATTTTTACCGCCATTACCAGTCAAAGGGTCAGGGGCCGGTATTCCTGATGACAGTGGCCGGCATCATCGCCATGACCCTGGGCTTTGGTTATCTGTTGCAGTATTCCCTCGACAACTGGTTGTCGGATACGGGCAAGGCGTTGTTGGGCTTTGCCTGTGCCAACGCCATCCTGGGACTGGGTGTTTGGCTCAGGCGACGACAACCCGCGGTGGCCGATTTTGGCTCGGCCCTGGTGGGGCTGGGACTTGTCATCAATTATCTCTGCGGCTACTTTGTCGGCCCCTATTACGGGCTTATCCCCGACAGCCTGAGTTATCTGTTGTTGCTCGCTATCACCCTGGGCGGTTATTGGTTGGCGCTGCGGTTGGAGGCCCGGGTCATCAGCATAGTGGCCCTTTTGGGCGGCTCCCTGGCGCCGCTGATGTTATTGCCCGGCAGCCAGGCTCCGCTGATGTATCTTCCTTACCTGCTGCTCCTGGGGCTGGGCTCGGTGGCCTTGTGCCAGCGGCTGCGCTGGCCGCTGTTGCTGGAAACCACGGCCGTGCTGCACATGGCCTGCATTGAAGTGCTGGGATTCTATCTCGACCTCCCCTTGGTGACAGGTACCATGGGCTGGTTGGCCCTATTGTGCCTGCATGGCATTTTCTATCTTTATGGCGCTTCGATCCTGTGGCTCTTTGGCCGCAATGGCTTAAGCCACAGGCTGTTGGCGCTGCCTGCGGCCTTGCTGGCCTTTATGATCTACAGTCTGGGGAGTTTCTCCGAATTTCCCGGCCAATGGCTGGCGTTCAATGGGCTGATCCTGTCCCTGGCCGGCTGGCGACTGAGGGGCTTCAGGCATCTGTGTTGGTTTGGCGCCGCGGCGTTGGCGGGCTTTGCCGCCCTCTATCTGCTCAGCGATGAACAACTGGGACTGGTGTTGCTGTTTGAAGCCCTGCTGTTGCTGTATCTCGGATGTCGTGAGCGCCAGGTATCGCTGCGACTGGAATCCATCGCCTTGCTGTTGCTGGGGCTGGCCATCAATTGCCCTCCCTGGCTGGAATTGCTGGTCGGGGGCGCTTTTTCCTTTGATTTGCCGTTTATCGCCTGGTGGTTGAGCACAGCGGCCCTTTATCTTGCGGCACGCATGCTGGCGGCGCCGGCAACGCCCGGCACACTTGAAGCCCGTCTGCTGACCCTGGTCAGGGAGCTGGCCAATCTGTGTTTGGTGTTGGCGCTGCTGGGAAGCGCCTATCTGCTGGTGCAGGAATACTCTGTGCTTTTGGTTATGCCCCTTGGGTTGGCACTACTTTACCTTGCCAAACGCTGGCAATTGCGCGGCAGTGAAATGCTTGCCTGGGTGCTGCAACTGTTACCCGCCCTGGTGGTGCTGCAAGGCATAGTTGTCAGTGGCAGTGTCCATTTCAGTGCCCAGCCCCTGTATGCGCAACTGGCGCGGATCTTCCTGTTCCTTGGTCTGCTGGGGGCCTGGTATGGCTACCGGCGCCTGTATCCCAAGGGCAGGATGAAGAAGCTGGCCTGGTATGCCCGTTTGCTGACCTTGTTCCTGTTGCCCTTGCTGCTGTTGCCCAAGGTGGTGGTCAGTTATGTGGCCTGGTTGGCACCGGCCCTGTGGGGCGTGGCGGCCTTGGCCCTGATCATTGGCCGTCGTTTCCGCCATCCCCTGCTGATGCGTGAGGCCGAGGTGCTGCTATGGTTGGCCATCCTGACCACGGCGGTTGAGTGTCTGCAGCAGCGTTGGCAGGGCTTGCTGGCCCTGACCATGGGCGCTGTCTGGCTTGGCGCCCTGGTGCTCAGATTCGGCCGCCTTCCCTGGTTGTGGCAACAGAGCTGCCGCCTGGGCTGGCAACTGGCGCCCTTCTACGGCGCCCTGGTGGTAGCCGTGATAGCGCACAGCATTGAAGGCTATTACAGCAATACCCTGGCCTTCAGTTCCCTGGCGGTGGCGAGCTATTTTTATTGGCTGTTGCAGGGGGCTCCGGCAGCATGCTTAAGGCCCAATTATGGCCTGGCCCTGGGCGGATTTTTTGCCGCCGCTCTCGTGCTCTGGTTGGCCTGGCTCCCGGTAGATACCCGGGGTGTCGATCCCTGGTTACTCGGGCTGGCGCAACTGACCTGTCTGGCCCTGATGTGGCAGGCACAAGTTCGCAGGCTGAGAGCCTTGCGGCGTTGGCACCGGCAGTTGCCTTCCCGCTGGCGGCCCATGGGCTGGCATGGTCTGTTGCTGCTGACCTATCTGCCCCTGTCGCTGACCCTGGGCGGTGCACTGGCTGCCGGGCTCAGTGCCCTGTTGATGGTGTGCCACGGTTGTTGGCTGATGTTCCTCAGCCTCAAACCCGCCAATCAGTCGCTGTTGCGTCTGGCGGGTGGCATCTTTGCCCTGGCCTGTCTCAAGCTGTTGTTGCTGGATATGGCCTCGGCCTCCCTATTGCAGAAAATAGTGGTATTTATGCTGATAGGCGCCATCTTGCTGGCCGTGGCCTTCTTCTTCCAGAAAGCCCGCAATCGTGTTTTGAATCTGGAGTAA
- a CDS encoding VOC family protein — MIDHLSSYATDYEVTKAFYQAALAPLGYPLVLEEVAHWNPDWPTQRMCAFGPDGRPVFWVIESSEAATPRHTAFAARDRAAVSDFYHAALAAGGADNGAPGLRPQYHQHYFGAFVLDPDGNNVEAVCHLPG; from the coding sequence ATGATAGATCACTTAAGCAGCTATGCTACAGACTATGAAGTTACCAAGGCTTTTTATCAGGCCGCGCTGGCTCCCCTTGGCTATCCCTTGGTGCTGGAAGAGGTGGCCCATTGGAACCCCGATTGGCCTACCCAGCGCATGTGCGCTTTCGGTCCGGACGGCAGACCGGTGTTCTGGGTGATCGAGAGCAGTGAGGCGGCAACCCCCAGACATACCGCCTTTGCGGCCCGTGATCGGGCAGCCGTGAGCGACTTTTATCATGCGGCCCTGGCTGCCGGCGGTGCAGATAACGGCGCCCCAGGGCTCAGGCCCCAGTACCATCAGCACTATTTTGGCGCCTTTGTGCTCGACCCCGATGGCAATAATGTTGAGGCCGTTTGTCATCTGCCCGGCTAG